Proteins from a genomic interval of Sphingobacterium lactis:
- a CDS encoding sodium/sugar symporter, which yields MGTKDYIVFLFYFLIVAGYGLYIYYKKKSATSDSKDYFLAEGSLTWWAIGASLIASNISAEQFIGMSGSGFKIGLAIATYEWMAAVTLIVVAVFFLPVYLKNKIFTMPQYLNMRYNSTVSMIMAVFWLLLYIVVNLTSILFLGALAVSSISGLDFQLCMIGLAVFAIVITLGGMKVIGYTDVIQVFFLILGGLATTYLALNMVSDHFGGAGVLDGFGIVHEKASDHFHMILKPDNPNYIDLPGLSVLIGGMWIINLNYWGCNQYITQRALGADLPTARNGLLFAAVLKLLMPLIVVLPGIAAYVLYNDGLFQQEMIAGGELNPDRAYPVLLNLLPTGLKGLSFAALTAAVVASLAGKANSVATIFSLDIYQKIFNKNATEKNLVNVGKITIVVSMILAIIIAPHLGIDKKGGFQYIQEYTGFVSPGIFAMFLLGFFWKKTTSNAALFATVGGFLMSIFLKFLPGYMDLSFLASTGFAIPVNGVYEIPFIDRIGFTFIFCVVGMVIISLYENSKGVVPRGLEVDTKMFKPHTGFAIGALLVLGITAALYTLFW from the coding sequence ATGGGAACCAAAGATTATATCGTTTTCCTGTTCTACTTCCTTATTGTAGCAGGCTATGGTCTATATATTTATTACAAGAAGAAATCCGCGACGAGCGATTCTAAGGATTATTTCCTAGCCGAGGGATCCTTGACCTGGTGGGCCATTGGTGCCTCACTGATCGCTTCCAACATTTCTGCGGAGCAGTTTATCGGGATGAGCGGATCCGGCTTTAAGATCGGCTTGGCGATTGCCACCTACGAATGGATGGCCGCAGTGACCCTTATCGTGGTCGCTGTGTTCTTCCTACCGGTTTACCTCAAGAATAAGATCTTTACCATGCCGCAGTACCTGAATATGCGGTATAACAGTACCGTATCGATGATCATGGCCGTATTCTGGTTGCTGTTGTACATTGTCGTTAACCTGACTTCCATCCTGTTTCTTGGGGCATTGGCCGTTTCTAGTATCTCGGGACTTGATTTCCAGCTTTGTATGATCGGATTGGCGGTGTTTGCCATCGTGATTACCCTTGGAGGAATGAAGGTAATCGGCTATACCGATGTTATCCAGGTATTCTTCTTGATATTGGGCGGTCTGGCAACGACCTATCTGGCCCTGAATATGGTGTCTGACCATTTTGGCGGTGCCGGCGTTTTGGACGGATTCGGAATTGTCCATGAGAAAGCAAGCGATCATTTCCATATGATCCTGAAACCGGATAACCCCAATTACATCGACCTTCCGGGGCTATCTGTACTGATCGGGGGTATGTGGATCATCAACCTGAATTATTGGGGCTGTAACCAGTACATCACGCAGCGCGCCTTGGGCGCTGATTTGCCAACAGCCAGAAATGGTCTCCTGTTTGCTGCCGTGCTGAAGCTTTTGATGCCTTTGATCGTCGTATTGCCGGGAATTGCTGCCTATGTGCTGTACAATGATGGCTTGTTCCAACAGGAAATGATCGCTGGCGGTGAACTGAATCCAGATCGCGCCTATCCTGTGCTGTTAAATCTGTTGCCAACAGGTTTGAAAGGACTTTCCTTTGCGGCCTTAACAGCTGCCGTGGTGGCCTCCCTAGCAGGAAAAGCCAATTCTGTAGCAACCATCTTCTCCCTCGATATCTATCAGAAAATATTCAATAAAAATGCAACCGAAAAGAATTTGGTGAATGTGGGCAAGATTACGATTGTCGTATCCATGATCCTGGCGATTATCATTGCGCCGCACTTAGGCATTGATAAAAAAGGTGGTTTCCAGTACATCCAAGAATATACAGGTTTCGTATCGCCGGGTATTTTTGCCATGTTCCTATTGGGTTTCTTCTGGAAAAAAACGACCTCCAATGCGGCATTGTTTGCCACCGTGGGTGGGTTCCTGATGTCTATCTTCCTGAAATTCTTGCCGGGCTACATGGATTTATCCTTCTTGGCGTCTACAGGGTTTGCCATTCCGGTAAACGGTGTCTATGAAATTCCATTCATTGACCGAATTGGGTTTACCTTTATTTTCTGTGTCGTGGGGATGGTCATCATTTCCCTGTATGAAAACAGTAAAGGGGTGGTGCCACGCGGATTGGAAGTGGATACAAAGATGTTCAAACCCCATACCGGTTTTGCAATCGGTGCCTTACTCGTATTGGGCATTACCGCCGCACTTTATACGTTATTTTGGTAA
- a CDS encoding M14 metallopeptidase family protein, which yields MLKNLLAILACMLFGFSYGQVKSPAEFLGYPVGTKVTPHWKVLAYYDHILKQVPGQVKMESYGESYEGRPLRVYYISSAKHIANLDQIRTNNLKLAHALEGDGDSNGPAIVWISNNIHGNETSSIEASMLTLYALVDPQNSKSKAWLENTLVILDPCLNPDGTERYNNWYNGVVGKNYNPQLYAREHREPWPAGRYNHYYFDMNRDWAWQTQQESVLRASIYNKWLPHIHVDFHEQGINSPYYFPPAAEPLHEVITPWQREFQTTIGKHNAKYFDSKGWLYFTKERFDLFYPSYGDTYPIYSGAIGMTFEKAGNGSAGLGVYTDDKDTLTLVDRAIQHHASGLNVIEIVSQHAPKVVAEFKKFGDDAASGKLSSFQTYIVKYDASREKTLRALLTLLDKNKIKYYAASGSVRGFDYFSKKDGNHTLQEKDLVIPGNQSKGALIRVLFEPEAKLTDSVTYDITAWSLPYVYGLPTLASKSKLADLRPYSLDSIQNTVGSNFGYAIKWDGFSSAQLLGALLKQQVTVKASDQSFKIGAEEFPKGSLLIMKNGNKQKEVDKLVKAEADRLQVRVYAIQSGIMEGGKDLGSSDVKTLKAPKVLMMAGEGLRATNVGEVWHYFDQQLQYPIVLVNPTDFSRVKWDEVDVFIMPNGNYAFLKDKAQSAEFASWIRKGGKVIALEGVVSQLAAQEWSAMKVAKQDSATKSKSNPLKKYGDRERGALENYTAGAIYKVTIDNSHPLMFGIKDYFTLKQDANLYQYMENNAGWNVGYIQENAKMSGFVGHQLGKKLKNGMVFGTQKLGQGTVVYLADNVLFRNFWESGKLVMANAVFFAVE from the coding sequence ATGTTGAAAAATTTGCTGGCCATCTTGGCTTGTATGCTGTTCGGTTTCTCGTATGGGCAGGTAAAATCACCTGCCGAATTCTTGGGTTATCCCGTTGGAACCAAAGTGACTCCGCATTGGAAGGTGCTGGCCTATTATGACCATATCCTAAAACAAGTGCCTGGCCAGGTGAAGATGGAATCATATGGAGAATCCTACGAGGGAAGGCCGCTACGGGTCTATTACATCTCGTCGGCCAAGCATATTGCGAACCTGGACCAAATCCGTACGAACAACCTGAAATTGGCGCATGCCCTGGAAGGTGATGGAGACAGCAATGGACCGGCCATCGTTTGGATTAGCAATAATATTCACGGGAATGAGACCTCTTCCATTGAAGCGTCGATGCTGACGCTCTATGCGTTGGTCGACCCACAGAACAGCAAGAGCAAAGCCTGGTTGGAGAACACCTTGGTTATTCTGGATCCCTGCTTAAACCCCGATGGTACAGAACGGTATAACAACTGGTACAATGGGGTTGTCGGCAAGAACTATAATCCGCAACTGTATGCCAGGGAGCATCGTGAACCGTGGCCTGCCGGTCGGTATAACCATTATTATTTCGATATGAATCGGGATTGGGCTTGGCAGACCCAGCAGGAAAGTGTCCTGCGGGCCTCAATCTACAACAAATGGCTGCCGCATATCCATGTCGACTTTCACGAACAGGGGATCAACTCGCCCTATTATTTTCCGCCGGCAGCAGAGCCACTCCATGAGGTCATTACCCCTTGGCAGCGGGAATTCCAGACGACCATCGGAAAGCACAACGCGAAATACTTTGATAGCAAGGGCTGGTTATACTTCACCAAGGAGCGGTTCGATCTCTTTTACCCATCCTATGGCGATACCTATCCCATTTATTCCGGGGCAATCGGTATGACCTTCGAGAAAGCTGGAAACGGATCTGCCGGACTTGGCGTATATACGGACGATAAGGACACCCTTACATTGGTGGATCGGGCCATACAACATCATGCTTCGGGACTGAATGTCATTGAAATCGTATCGCAGCATGCGCCAAAGGTGGTTGCTGAATTTAAGAAATTTGGCGATGATGCCGCTTCGGGGAAATTGTCATCTTTCCAGACATACATCGTAAAATATGATGCTTCAAGGGAAAAGACCTTACGTGCGCTGTTAACCCTGTTGGATAAAAATAAAATTAAATATTATGCAGCTTCAGGTTCGGTGCGTGGTTTTGATTACTTCAGCAAGAAGGATGGAAACCATACCCTGCAGGAAAAAGACCTCGTCATCCCGGGGAATCAATCCAAAGGTGCGCTAATCCGTGTGCTTTTTGAGCCGGAAGCGAAATTAACAGATTCGGTAACCTATGATATCACGGCTTGGTCCCTGCCTTATGTGTATGGTTTGCCGACCCTAGCCAGCAAGTCCAAATTAGCGGATCTGCGTCCGTATAGTTTGGATTCCATACAAAATACGGTAGGCTCGAACTTCGGGTATGCCATTAAATGGGATGGCTTCTCTTCTGCCCAATTGCTGGGTGCACTCTTGAAACAACAGGTTACGGTTAAAGCATCGGACCAGTCCTTTAAGATTGGTGCCGAGGAGTTTCCGAAAGGTTCGCTGCTGATCATGAAGAATGGGAATAAGCAGAAGGAAGTCGATAAACTAGTAAAAGCGGAAGCGGATCGATTGCAGGTAAGGGTCTATGCCATCCAATCGGGCATCATGGAGGGCGGGAAGGACCTTGGCAGTTCAGACGTCAAGACCCTCAAAGCGCCTAAGGTGTTGATGATGGCAGGCGAAGGATTGCGTGCCACCAACGTAGGCGAGGTATGGCATTATTTCGATCAGCAATTGCAATATCCCATTGTTTTGGTTAACCCGACGGATTTTTCCCGTGTGAAGTGGGATGAGGTCGATGTCTTCATTATGCCGAATGGGAATTATGCATTCCTGAAGGACAAAGCACAATCTGCCGAATTTGCCAGCTGGATCCGAAAGGGCGGCAAGGTAATCGCACTGGAAGGTGTGGTCTCGCAACTGGCGGCACAGGAATGGTCAGCGATGAAGGTCGCAAAGCAGGATAGTGCAACCAAGAGCAAATCCAACCCATTGAAAAAGTATGGTGATCGGGAGCGGGGCGCACTTGAAAATTATACCGCCGGAGCCATCTACAAAGTGACCATTGACAACAGCCATCCCTTGATGTTCGGCATCAAGGATTACTTTACCCTGAAGCAGGATGCCAATCTTTACCAATATATGGAAAACAACGCTGGTTGGAATGTCGGCTATATCCAGGAAAATGCAAAGATGAGTGGATTTGTTGGCCATCAATTGGGTAAAAAACTGAAAAACGGAATGGTCTTCGGAACACAGAAGCTCGGTCAGGGAACAGTGGTCTACCTTGCGGACAATGTGCTTTTCCGGAACTTCTGGGAGAGCGGTAAGTTGGTCATGGCCAATGCTGTTTTCTTTGCAGTAGAGTAA
- a CDS encoding trans-sulfuration enzyme family protein gives MSHLETDLIHLGREFNESKAVVTPIYQTSTYLADADLSAYIVAATEAKHPHFYQRHGNPTNSQAAAILAGLEKTEDALVLATGMAAISSAILAVVKAGNHIVTQQSLYSGTMLFFKEFLADYEVSVTFVDQKDNEAFANAIQDNTKLIYVETPSNPNLDITDLAFIGALGKKHGITTMVDNTFASPINQTPRDFGIDIVLHSATKYLGGHSDLTAGAVCGSKDYIKSVWRRALVLGGALSPFDSWLLLRGMKTLAMRVKQINSNALQLANFFSTHPAVKYTGYVGLSSHPQFELANRQMRGGTGMLCIEVIGDSEEQAYKNAQQVLSKLQVFANAASLGGVESLVVHPASMWGSHHDKTQKSSAGITMGMLRISVGIEHIEDLVADFEQALTGLSR, from the coding sequence ATGTCACACCTAGAAACCGACTTAATCCACTTGGGACGCGAATTCAATGAAAGTAAAGCTGTTGTTACGCCGATTTATCAGACCTCGACCTATTTAGCGGATGCGGATCTGAGTGCTTACATCGTTGCGGCAACGGAAGCGAAGCACCCCCACTTTTACCAACGCCATGGCAACCCCACCAATTCTCAGGCAGCAGCGATCCTCGCTGGCCTTGAAAAAACGGAAGATGCCCTTGTGCTTGCCACAGGCATGGCCGCGATCAGCTCAGCTATTTTGGCCGTCGTAAAAGCGGGAAACCATATCGTTACGCAACAGTCGCTGTATTCGGGGACCATGCTCTTCTTCAAGGAATTCCTGGCGGATTATGAGGTGTCGGTTACTTTTGTAGATCAAAAGGACAACGAAGCCTTTGCCAATGCCATCCAGGACAACACCAAATTGATATACGTGGAGACACCGTCCAACCCAAACCTGGACATCACAGATTTGGCGTTTATAGGAGCATTGGGCAAAAAACACGGAATAACGACCATGGTCGACAATACCTTTGCCTCTCCGATCAACCAAACGCCTCGCGATTTCGGCATCGATATCGTGCTGCATTCGGCTACCAAATACCTGGGTGGGCACAGTGACCTAACTGCTGGCGCGGTTTGTGGCAGCAAGGACTACATCAAGAGCGTTTGGAGACGTGCTTTGGTACTTGGTGGTGCATTGAGTCCGTTCGACTCGTGGCTGCTACTACGGGGCATGAAAACACTTGCCATGCGGGTAAAACAGATCAACAGCAATGCGTTGCAGCTGGCCAATTTCTTTTCTACCCACCCTGCCGTTAAGTATACCGGATACGTAGGCCTTTCCAGCCATCCGCAATTTGAATTGGCAAACCGCCAGATGCGCGGAGGAACAGGCATGCTCTGCATAGAAGTCATTGGCGATAGTGAAGAACAGGCCTATAAAAATGCACAGCAAGTTCTCAGCAAATTGCAGGTATTTGCCAATGCCGCAAGCTTGGGTGGCGTTGAATCCTTGGTCGTTCATCCGGCGAGCATGTGGGGCTCCCACCATGATAAAACCCAAAAATCAAGCGCTGGCATTACCATGGGCATGTTGCGCATATCTGTCGGCATTGAGCACATCGAGGACCTGGTTGCTGATTTCGAACAAGCCTTAACAGGCTTATCCCGATAA
- a CDS encoding aldose epimerase family protein, with protein MRKPIILIMACFVLFGFQACQQNKEQKQAATVDTIQVTLDSADFSENINGAAVKLITLKNATGATAYLSNFGARLVGLLVPDQHGTLVDVVLGFDKASLYHNPEEPYYGTIVGPFGNRIANGKFKLDDEEYQLPTNNGKNTLHGGMEGVHFANWDIKEANGKVATFAYTLPDGKEGFPGPIHMEVTYSLSDNNELTISYKATTDKKTVVNLTNHAYFNLNGEGSGSILDHTLKLYADKITPVDSTLIPTGALQDVEGTPFDFRTSKTIGADIQADDMQLKYGKGYDHNFVLDGTKVDGLNHAATVIGDKTGIKMEILTEEPGIQFYSGNFMADRVTLKKGVKDSFRTGFCLEPQHFPDSPNQPNFPTTTLNPGETYTSKSIYKFTTNQ; from the coding sequence ATGAGAAAACCTATTATACTTATAATGGCGTGTTTTGTCCTTTTTGGATTCCAAGCATGTCAGCAAAATAAAGAACAGAAACAGGCTGCAACCGTGGATACCATTCAGGTTACCTTGGATTCAGCGGATTTTTCCGAGAATATAAATGGTGCTGCGGTTAAGTTGATAACCCTAAAGAATGCTACCGGGGCGACCGCCTATCTCAGCAATTTTGGGGCTCGATTGGTCGGTCTTTTGGTGCCCGATCAACACGGCACTTTGGTCGACGTGGTGCTCGGATTTGATAAAGCATCCTTATACCACAACCCGGAAGAACCTTATTATGGAACCATCGTCGGCCCATTCGGCAACCGCATAGCCAACGGCAAATTCAAATTGGATGATGAAGAGTACCAATTGCCGACAAATAACGGAAAGAATACGCTCCATGGCGGCATGGAAGGCGTCCATTTTGCCAATTGGGACATTAAGGAGGCGAATGGTAAGGTGGCTACATTTGCGTACACCCTGCCCGATGGGAAGGAAGGATTCCCGGGGCCCATCCATATGGAGGTGACCTATAGCTTATCCGACAACAACGAACTGACCATTTCTTATAAAGCGACAACAGACAAGAAAACGGTCGTGAACTTAACAAATCATGCGTATTTCAACCTCAATGGCGAGGGCAGCGGCTCCATTTTGGATCATACACTGAAATTGTATGCCGACAAGATTACGCCGGTGGACAGCACGCTGATCCCGACCGGTGCATTGCAGGATGTGGAAGGAACGCCCTTCGATTTCAGGACGAGCAAAACGATCGGTGCCGATATCCAGGCGGATGATATGCAGTTGAAATATGGGAAGGGATACGATCATAACTTTGTGCTGGATGGCACAAAAGTGGATGGATTAAATCATGCCGCTACGGTGATCGGTGATAAGACCGGCATTAAAATGGAAATCCTGACCGAGGAACCTGGCATTCAGTTCTATAGCGGTAATTTCATGGCCGATCGCGTGACGCTGAAAAAAGGGGTAAAAGATAGCTTCCGCACAGGATTCTGTCTAGAGCCGCAACATTTTCCGGATTCTCCGAATCAGCCGAATTTCCCGACAACAACACTAAATCCGGGCGAAACCTATACCAGTAAATCTATCTATAAATTCACGACTAATCAATAA
- a CDS encoding galactokinase produces the protein MISNEALLKRFKEVFQEEAELICKSPGRINIIGEHTDYNEGFVLPTAIDKAIYVAIRKRDDQKLRLYAADFEQLFEVPLDLIAPTTLGWPNYILGVVQQIVDRKLEISGFDLYIDGDIPVGAGLSSSAAVECATGFGLNALFKLGLDRVEIAKMGQLAEHTYAGVKCGIMDQFASILSKEGHVIRLDCRDLNYTYVPLALGDYEIVLLNTNVKHALASSAYNDRRASCETAVALVQQMYPQVNSLRDVSHGMLEEMVKAVDTDAYTKAKFVVEENERLATACAALEAGDIEALGAQMFRAHQGLSQEYEVSCPELDFLVDQAKAFPEVLGARMMGGGFGGCTINIVKKGFAKELAELLAPEYQAQFNLQLTPIFVHTDHGSNLVYSR, from the coding sequence ATGATCAGTAACGAGGCGCTATTAAAGCGATTCAAGGAAGTGTTCCAGGAAGAGGCAGAACTGATTTGTAAGTCTCCGGGACGAATCAATATTATCGGAGAACATACCGACTATAACGAAGGCTTTGTGTTGCCTACGGCTATCGACAAAGCGATATATGTGGCCATCCGGAAGCGGGACGACCAAAAGCTGAGGTTGTATGCGGCAGATTTCGAACAATTGTTTGAGGTCCCTCTTGATCTCATCGCCCCCACAACCTTGGGGTGGCCGAATTATATTTTAGGCGTGGTGCAGCAAATTGTGGATCGCAAGTTGGAAATTTCAGGCTTTGACCTTTATATCGATGGGGATATTCCTGTCGGAGCCGGTCTATCTTCTTCCGCGGCGGTGGAATGTGCAACAGGATTTGGTCTGAATGCGCTGTTCAAACTCGGTTTGGATCGGGTGGAGATAGCCAAGATGGGGCAGCTCGCCGAACATACCTATGCTGGTGTGAAATGTGGTATTATGGATCAGTTTGCATCCATTTTGAGCAAGGAAGGCCATGTTATCCGGCTGGATTGCCGCGATTTAAACTACACTTACGTGCCTTTGGCATTGGGAGATTATGAAATTGTGCTCCTGAACACCAATGTAAAACATGCATTGGCTTCTTCTGCTTACAATGACCGACGTGCCTCTTGTGAAACCGCTGTTGCACTCGTCCAGCAGATGTATCCCCAAGTGAACAGTCTCCGTGATGTGAGCCATGGCATGTTGGAAGAGATGGTGAAGGCGGTTGACACAGATGCTTACACAAAAGCAAAATTTGTTGTCGAAGAGAATGAACGATTGGCCACGGCTTGTGCCGCTCTGGAAGCTGGGGATATTGAAGCACTTGGGGCGCAAATGTTTCGTGCCCATCAAGGGTTGAGTCAGGAGTATGAAGTTAGCTGTCCGGAACTGGACTTCCTGGTTGACCAAGCCAAAGCATTTCCGGAGGTCTTGGGTGCGCGCATGATGGGGGGCGGTTTTGGCGGCTGTACCATCAATATTGTCAAAAAAGGATTCGCCAAAGAGTTGGCAGAGCTACTTGCTCCCGAGTACCAAGCGCAATTCAACCTGCAATTGACCCCTATTTTTGTGCATACAGATCATGGATCGAATTTAGTATATTCGAGATAA
- a CDS encoding UDP-glucose--hexose-1-phosphate uridylyltransferase: protein MSKTMIEDLPHLRLNLLTGERILVSPHRSKRPWQGQVEKLSNETRPAYDPACYLCPDNTRADGSQNPQYTDSFVFVNDFSALLSDTEEAVMDEEQLLVAETARGICKVIAFTPRHDLTLAEMSVAEITKVVGVWKREFVELSKTEWINYIQIFENKGAIMGCSNPHPHGQIWAVNALPEELKKEDNRQREYFEKHRRSLLSAYLQVELKKQERILIDNPHFVVLVPFWAAWPFETMIVSKRHIQDISQFTEEEEAALAACLQELCIRYDNIFSTSFPYSAGMHQAPVNSGPQEHWHWHMHFYPPLLRSATVKKFMVGYEMLANPQRDITAEKAAEIIRNQSTTHYKQQHDQ, encoded by the coding sequence ATGTCCAAAACTATGATCGAAGATCTTCCGCATCTGCGGCTGAACCTCTTAACAGGGGAGCGCATTCTGGTGTCGCCACATCGGAGCAAGCGCCCATGGCAGGGTCAGGTGGAAAAACTAAGCAATGAAACGCGTCCTGCTTATGATCCCGCATGTTACCTCTGTCCCGACAATACGCGGGCAGATGGAAGCCAGAATCCCCAATACACGGATAGTTTTGTGTTCGTCAATGATTTTTCCGCCCTTTTGTCGGATACGGAAGAGGCTGTTATGGATGAAGAACAGCTGCTCGTAGCCGAGACCGCACGGGGAATCTGTAAAGTCATCGCTTTTACACCAAGGCACGACCTTACCTTAGCGGAAATGAGCGTGGCGGAAATTACAAAGGTCGTGGGTGTTTGGAAGCGTGAATTTGTCGAGCTATCCAAAACGGAATGGATCAACTATATCCAAATCTTTGAAAATAAGGGTGCGATCATGGGATGCAGCAATCCACATCCCCATGGGCAGATCTGGGCGGTCAATGCACTGCCTGAGGAGTTGAAAAAAGAAGACAACAGGCAACGGGAATATTTCGAAAAACATCGTCGTTCGCTGCTATCGGCCTATCTGCAGGTAGAACTTAAGAAACAGGAACGCATACTGATCGATAACCCTCATTTCGTGGTTTTGGTCCCTTTTTGGGCGGCCTGGCCGTTTGAAACGATGATCGTCAGTAAGCGCCATATACAGGATATCAGTCAATTTACCGAAGAAGAGGAAGCCGCCCTGGCAGCCTGCCTTCAGGAACTCTGTATCCGGTACGATAATATATTCTCCACGTCATTTCCGTATTCCGCCGGTATGCACCAGGCACCGGTCAATTCAGGGCCACAGGAACACTGGCATTGGCACATGCATTTCTATCCGCCTTTGTTGCGGTCAGCTACCGTCAAGAAGTTTATGGTAGGTTATGAAATGCTTGCCAACCCACAGCGGGATATCACCGCGGAAAAAGCCGCTGAAATCATACGAAATCAATCTACAACCCATTATAAACAACAGCATGATCAGTAA